A DNA window from bacterium contains the following coding sequences:
- a CDS encoding glycosyltransferase family 4 protein, translating to MRIGQVAPLYESVPPKLYGGTERVVCGLTEELTRRGHEVVLFASGDSQTSARLVPCAPQGLRLNPDVRDSIACTIRELGRVTRMADDLDVIHNHIDYFAFPYTRLIRTPVVTTLHGRLDLAEVRAVFEDFPEVGLVSISNAQRAPLPSANWLATVYNGIDLRHFTFCDRPGRYLAFLGRISLEKRPDRAIEIARAVGMPLRIAAKVDPVDHEYYVHAIKPLLRDRNIEYLGEIGEAQKDEFLGNAYAYLFPIDWPEPFGITMVEAMACGTPVIAMAHGSVPEIVAHGETGFVCRTIADMIKAVGEVPRIDRRMCRARVAERFSIKQMADGYEAVYRRVCEPAPGASHALAAVAAGTHG from the coding sequence ATGCGTATCGGCCAAGTGGCGCCGCTGTATGAGTCCGTGCCGCCAAAGCTGTACGGCGGGACAGAGCGAGTCGTCTGCGGTTTGACCGAGGAACTTACGCGGCGCGGTCACGAGGTCGTGCTGTTCGCGAGCGGTGATTCCCAGACTTCGGCACGTCTGGTCCCGTGTGCTCCGCAGGGACTGCGGTTGAACCCCGACGTGCGCGACTCCATCGCCTGCACGATCCGCGAGCTCGGGCGCGTCACCCGGATGGCTGACGACTTGGATGTGATTCACAATCACATCGACTATTTCGCGTTCCCGTACACCCGTCTAATCCGGACGCCGGTGGTGACCACGCTGCATGGAAGGCTTGACCTGGCGGAAGTCCGCGCCGTCTTCGAAGACTTTCCCGAAGTAGGGCTTGTCTCGATCAGCAACGCGCAACGAGCCCCGCTGCCGTCGGCGAATTGGCTGGCCACCGTGTACAATGGCATCGATCTCCGGCACTTCACCTTCTGCGACCGCCCCGGGCGCTATCTCGCGTTCCTTGGCCGCATCTCTCTGGAAAAACGGCCGGATCGGGCGATCGAGATCGCCCGAGCGGTCGGCATGCCGCTCCGGATCGCCGCGAAAGTTGACCCGGTTGATCACGAATACTACGTGCACGCCATCAAGCCGCTGTTGCGGGATCGTAACATCGAGTATTTGGGCGAGATCGGGGAGGCGCAGAAAGACGAATTTCTCGGGAATGCCTACGCGTATCTCTTCCCGATCGATTGGCCCGAACCGTTCGGGATCACGATGGTGGAGGCCATGGCGTGCGGCACCCCGGTCATTGCCATGGCGCACGGCTCCGTGCCCGAGATCGTGGCGCACGGGGAGACGGGGTTCGTGTGCCGGACCATCGCGGACATGATCAAGGCCGTGGGGGAGGTGCCGCGCATCGATCGGCGGATGTGCCGGGCGCGGGTGGCGGAACGGTTCTCGATCAAGCAAATGGCCGACGGATACGAGGCCGTCTACCGCCGAGTGTGCGAGCCCGCACCGGGCGCGTCGCACGCGTTGGCGGCCGTAGCTGCAGGGACTCATGGATAG